ATCTCCACGGGCATGGCCAGCATCGCCGAGCTGGACGAGAGCGTGCGCGCGGCCCGGGAAGCCGGTTGCAAGGACCTGGTGCTGCTCAAGTGCACCAGCACCTACCCGGCGTCGCCGGAAAACAGCAACATCCTGACCATTCCCCATCTGCGCGAACTGTTCGGCTGTGAAGTCGGCCTGTCCGATCACTCCATGGGCGTCGGCGTCTCGGTGGCCGCGGTGGCGCTGGGGGCCACGGTGGTGGAGAAGCATTTCACCCTCGATCGCGCTGCTGGCGGGGTCGACGCCAGTTTTTCCCTGGAGCCGTCGGAACTGCACAGCCTGGTGCTGGAAACCGAACGCGCCTGGCAGGCCCTGGGCCAGGTGCGCTACGGCGCGACCGAGGCCGAGCGCCAGTCGGTGCTATACCGTCGCTCGCTATATGTCACCCGGGACATGGCGGCGGGGGAAGTGTTCAGCGGCGACAACCTCAGGGCTATCCGCCCGGGCCTGGGGCTGGCCCCCAAGCACATCGATGCGATTCTCGGGCGTTGCGCACGCCAGGCCCTCAAGCGCGGTACCGCGCTGGACTGGGCGTTTGTCGAATAGTCGTTTATCGGCACGATTCGGCAAAATAGCGTGACCTGCAAGTCATAACGCGCATCTTCACTGTATTGTATTGACCGGGAAGATGGCGCCTGGCCGGCAACGGCGCAGTGATGGTCATCTACTCTTCCCGCTGTCGCCTGTCAGGGATGACAGGAATTTTCTGTTTATCGGCAGCCCCGGTCCCCGTGACCGGGGTATTCAGCTGTTTATTATTGGGAAGCCGTAATGATTGGCATAAAGAGCATTGCGAGCTACGTGCCCGTAGCCGGCGTGGACAATTACGCACAAGGTGCAAAATTCGAGAAGGATGAAGAATTCATCCTCGGCAAGATCGGTTCGGCCTTCCTGCCGCGCAAAGACGCGACGCAGGAAACCTCGGACCTGTGTGTCGAAGCGGTCAATGCGCTGTTCACCAACAACCCGCAGCTGGCGCGCGAGTCGATCGACGCGTTGATCGTCGTCACCCAGAACGGCGACGAGGAAGGCCTGCCGCACACTGCGGCGATCGTGCAGGACAAGCTGGGCCTGCCAACCCACGTCGCGGCCTTCGATATTTCCCTGGGCTGCTCCGGTTATGTCTACGGCATCTATGCGCTCAAGGGCTTCATGGAGGCCGCGGGCCTGAAGAACGGCCTGCTGGTGACCGCCGATCCCTATTCGAAAATCGTCAATCCGGAAGACCGCAACACCACCATGCTGTTCGGTGATGCGGCAACGGCCACCTGGATGGGCGAGGACGCGCCCTGGCAACTGGGCAAGGCCAAGTTCGGCACCGACGGTTCCGGTGCGCCCCATCTGAAAGTCAGCGATGGCGTGTTTTTCATGAACGGCCGCCAGGTCTTCAACTTCGCGCTGTTGAAAGTCCCTGCGCATCTGCATGAGTTGCTCGACGAGTCGGGGCTTACGCCCGAGCAGATCGATGCGTTCTGCATCCACCAGGGCAGCGCGGCAATCGTCGATGCGGTAGCGCGTCGTTTCGAGGGCGAGCCGGAGAAGTTCATCAAGGACATGGTCGAGACCGGTAACACCGTGTCGTCCAGCATTCCGCTGCTGCTGGAAAAGCACGTGCTCGAGTCGAGCTGGCAACGTGTGGCCCTGAGCGGTTTCGGTGTGGGGCTGTCCTGGGGCTCGGCGATTATCTATCGTCCATGAGTTGATCCGTCCAGCCTCCAAAAATGGCGCCCAGGGTGTACCCTGAGCGCTATTTTTTTGCATGAAGAAAACAGGCACATAGCGCATGAGCGAAAGCTTCGAGGGCAATGCCCAGGTCATACAGGCTCGCTGGCCACGCCTGCTCGAGCGGCTGCTGGCAGAGGACAGTGCCGCGCTGCAGGCGGATCTGGTCGAGGGGCTGGGCTCGACCCTGAGCATTTCCGGGATCCAGCTCACCAGTCGTCACGACCGTACCGCAGAGGCCAGGACCCAGGCCGCGAGCCTGCCCGTGGACAGCCCGGTGGTCCATCTGTACGGCACCGGCCTGGGCGACTTGCAGCAGGTCTTGCTGGAAAATCCTGCGTTGCAGCGCTTGCAGGTGCACATCCTGAACGGTGCGGTATTCGCCCTGGTGCTGCAATTGCTCGACCAGCAGGCCTGGTTGAGCGACCCACGGGTGGAGCTGGCATATGCCGGCGACCTGGCGGAAATCCAGATGCCGTTCTTCGCCTTGCCCGCCGAGCTGGTACTGGCGGATGACCACAATGCCAAGATCCGCGACCGCCTGGTCAGCGAGGTGCACCTGGCCTTCAATAACCGCGACTTCGTGGCCGATTCCCCGGAGGTGCTCCAGCGCCTGCAATCGAGCGCCGAGCTGGTGGCCGGCGACAGCGACGTGGCGCAGCTGTTCGGCACCCAGGCCGGGCGGGAGGTTTTCGTGATCGCCACCGGGCCGAGCCTGGAGCGGCATTTCGAACGCTTGCGCCAGATACGCTCCCAGGCTCAACGTCCGCTACTGATCTGTGTCGATACCGCCTACCGCCCGTTGCTCAAGCAGGGGATCGAGCCGGATATCGTGGTCAGTATCGATCACCGCATTTCCGGCCTTCACCTGCCGCCCGAGCAGTCCGCGGGTATCGCCCTGGTCTATCTGCCGATGGTCGACCCGCAGATCCTGGCGCGCTGGCAGGGGCCACGTTATGTGGGGTACTCGGCCAGCCCGATCTACGGCTGGATACGCCAGCAGTTGCCCAAGGCGCAGCTGTATGTCGGCGGCAGCGTGATTCACCCGACGGTAGATCTGGCGGTCAGAATGGGCGCGCAGCAGATCACCCTGTTCGGTGCCGACTTTGCCTTCCCGATGAACAAGACCCACGCCGGCTGGCTCGATGGCGAGTTGGGGCCGCA
This portion of the Pseudomonas sp. MRSN 12121 genome encodes:
- the pseI gene encoding pseudaminic acid synthase — encoded protein: MTSFKIGPRSIGAGSPPFIIAEMSGNHNQSLEVALQIVEAAAKAGAHALKLQTYTADTMTLDLDHGEFFIKDPSSLWAGSSLYALYEKAHTPWEWHAPIFARARELGMLAFSTPFDESAVDFLESLDVPAYKIASFENTDLPLIRRVAATGKPLIISTGMASIAELDESVRAAREAGCKDLVLLKCTSTYPASPENSNILTIPHLRELFGCEVGLSDHSMGVGVSVAAVALGATVVEKHFTLDRAAGGVDASFSLEPSELHSLVLETERAWQALGQVRYGATEAERQSVLYRRSLYVTRDMAAGEVFSGDNLRAIRPGLGLAPKHIDAILGRCARQALKRGTALDWAFVE
- a CDS encoding ketoacyl-ACP synthase III produces the protein MIGIKSIASYVPVAGVDNYAQGAKFEKDEEFILGKIGSAFLPRKDATQETSDLCVEAVNALFTNNPQLARESIDALIVVTQNGDEEGLPHTAAIVQDKLGLPTHVAAFDISLGCSGYVYGIYALKGFMEAAGLKNGLLVTADPYSKIVNPEDRNTTMLFGDAATATWMGEDAPWQLGKAKFGTDGSGAPHLKVSDGVFFMNGRQVFNFALLKVPAHLHELLDESGLTPEQIDAFCIHQGSAAIVDAVARRFEGEPEKFIKDMVETGNTVSSSIPLLLEKHVLESSWQRVALSGFGVGLSWGSAIIYRP
- a CDS encoding motility associated factor glycosyltransferase family protein, producing MSESFEGNAQVIQARWPRLLERLLAEDSAALQADLVEGLGSTLSISGIQLTSRHDRTAEARTQAASLPVDSPVVHLYGTGLGDLQQVLLENPALQRLQVHILNGAVFALVLQLLDQQAWLSDPRVELAYAGDLAEIQMPFFALPAELVLADDHNAKIRDRLVSEVHLAFNNRDFVADSPEVLQRLQSSAELVAGDSDVAQLFGTQAGREVFVIATGPSLERHFERLRQIRSQAQRPLLICVDTAYRPLLKQGIEPDIVVSIDHRISGLHLPPEQSAGIALVYLPMVDPQILARWQGPRYVGYSASPIYGWIRQQLPKAQLYVGGSVIHPTVDLAVRMGAQQITLFGADFAFPMNKTHAGWLDGELGPQLGAARHWVLDGHGQRVRTQLNFRSYLCELERFIAGHPQVHFYNSSRDGAMIAGTTYHPEFSQ